One part of the Nymphaea colorata isolate Beijing-Zhang1983 chromosome 8, ASM883128v2, whole genome shotgun sequence genome encodes these proteins:
- the LOC116259661 gene encoding uncharacterized protein LOC116259661 has protein sequence MEEAEVMGPLPVAISAPPAADSIHMRLPPRWVSAEAVQSVAREAAERILAAERKAWRFQRDVDAVREEALMMLVRLKQTMDLKIAEAEKASFIQSRRIKELESQLMEAEDTIQNLRNELNRSSGECGKKNVIREASDPHVLATNATSFQSACNGDKFKSSVSVCSQSEPLPLSEYKGMDFRLSNDSQQEMFGNSTVQSSASLENFNACNPDLAAIILRCKETESYRNGCTQRIRAFEKNLLAERWPRSEKNINGYSLGKNGIDATGALEQSFALSSAMNKENEAGIEDVNNLTQARDMVHIEGHTEKKEAGDDCYVEEGKDLEEHTNLSADVDSLSSGHDCIPLSSALNMADKAIQCEDSSVNALAENGNIHSNTEKQEMNYGPALSKPDSEAANDLDDSTTIETIMKSNSLQNSYVNERHSEPPNAPARPVNDKLLKYTFHRKRKREVSCNKPENIVEEKKPCSRKRTARRPRSMHKPCGSSTVMESSRDSRRLVQVARQLISLSGRRW, from the exons GTGATGGGTCCTCTGCCGGTCGCCATTTCTGCTCCACCAGCTGCGGATTCGATTCACATGAGGCTACCTCCAAGATGGGTTTCAGCTGAGGCTGTCCAGAGCGTCGCCAGGGAGGCGGCGGAGAGGATTCTGGCCGCTGAGCGGAAGGCCTGGAGGTTCCAGAGGGACGTCGATGCTGTGAGGGAGGAGGCGCTGATGATGCTGGTACGCTTGAAGCAGACGATGGACTTGAAG ATTGCTGAAGCAGAAAAGGCATCATTCATTCAGAGCAGAAGGATTAAGGAACTTGAGTCTCAGCTAATGGAAGCAGAAGATACAATACAAAATCTTAGAAATGAATTGAATAGATCCTCTGGAGAGTGTGGGAAGAAAAATGTCATTCGGGAGGCATCAGATCCACATGTTTTAGCAACAAATGCCACTTCTTTTCAATCTGCTTGTAATGGAGACAAATTCAAATCATCAGTTTCTGTTTGTTCCCAAAGTGAACCACTCCCACTGTCTGAATACAAGGGCATGGATTTCAGATTGTCAAATGACTCCCAGCAAGAAATGTTTGGAAATTCAACAGTACAGAGTAGTGCATCCTTAGAAAACTTTAATGCATGCAACCCAGACTTAGCAGCAATTATTTTGAGATGTAAAGAAACAGAATCATATAGGAATGGATGTACTCAAAGAATTCGTGCATTTGAGAAGAACCTACTTGCTGAACGTTGGCCTCGttctgaaaaaaatattaatgggTACTCCCTTGGAAAGAATGGCATTGATGCAACTGGTGCCCTAGAACAATCTTTTGCTCTTTCATCTGCCATGAATAAGGAAaatgaagcaggaattgaggaTGTGAACAACCTGACACAAGCTAGGGACATGGTGCACATTGAGGGCCACACTGAGAAGAAAGAAGCTG GTGATGACTGCTATGTGGAGGAAGGCAAAGACCTGGAAGAGCATACTAATTTATCTGCTGATGTTGATTCCCTAAGCAGTGGACATGATTGCATTCCCTTGTCCTCAGCTCTAAACATGGCTGACAAAGCAATTCAATGTGAAGACAGCAGTGTGAATGCGTTGGCTGAAAATGGAAATATTCATAGCAACACAGAAAAACAGGAAATGAATTATGGTCCGGCACTCAGCAAGCCAGATTCTGAAGCTGCAAATGATCTGGATGATTCCACTACAATAGAGACCATCATGAAATCCAATTCATTGCAGAACTCTTATGTGAACGAAAGGCATTCTGAACCTCCTAATGCCCCTGCCCGACCTGTGAATGATAAGCTTCTCAAGTACACATTTCATAGGAAACGCAAAAGGGAAGTATCATGTAACAAGCCTGAAAATATTGTTGAGGAAAAGAAACCATGTTCAAGGAAGAGGACAGCTAGAAGACCTCGTAGTATGCACAAGCCATGTGGCTCTAGCACAGTGATGGAGTCATCTCGGGATAGCAGGCGACTGGTGCAGGTTGCTCGTCAG